In Helianthus annuus cultivar XRQ/B chromosome 8, HanXRQr2.0-SUNRISE, whole genome shotgun sequence, a single genomic region encodes these proteins:
- the LOC110873682 gene encoding myosin-2 isoform X2: protein MLLSSRSSLEVMLDSLRLRDNSGESSPDLPPALPSRPISKARLPKRLIRSTIAVQHVVSCDTSNNNEKLDVKCSSRSSGGGGGCGFGRKKMIGAAAAATSSVSVDSIGYFIRNKLGVWCKSRNDRWELGKIESAVGEDVTVRVSNGNSKAGPVLLAFNPFKDVNIYGDDFVAVYKEKILDNPHVYAVADAAYNDMMKDGVNQSIIISGESGAGKTETAKFAMQYLASVKSQNYEMKSKLIQTSCILEAFGNAKTSRNWNSSRFGKLIDIHYSAEGMISGACIQTYLFEKSRVSQICRGERSYHVFYQMCAGAPPVLKDKLNLKMSSEYKFLNQSGCLKINGVDDAHNFIKLVDAFDTLGIHGLDQENIFELLAAILWLGNISFAAIDEELVEPVADEASRSAARLMGCKMDDLMMVLSTNRAHNMTEPLTLQQATDKRNTLANFVYESLFNWLIEEVNTSLKGNTQHTRHAISILDTYGFESLQRNSLQQLFINYADERLQQHFIRHLCKLEQEEYELEGIHWKKVEFEDNQECLDLFEKKPMGIISMLNECSNSSIATDTTFTEKIKQHLSYNLCISCEEGAFRVRHYAREVQYDASGLLEKDSDKLQFDTIQLLSSCKKPLNLSGSASGVMNQVQAAGQSVGSKFMDHLSKLINQMENSKQHFIRCIKPNTKKLPGIYESDIVWEQLKCSQVMEVMQISKSRYPLRFTHQEFASRFGCLLSTNVMCMDPLSTSVAILQQHRVPTQMYQVGFTKLFFRGQVDALENLRQEVLGSTRELDNRFLGGRVLVDFHELKFGIVTLQSFIRGENARREFNVLKKQNHGIALSSLDEHMTTVVHIQSVVRGWLARKHFNHMQSWKKSGLDRSRSQRKSSRKHVELRDLLQENVHVLPQNIEELQKRVVKAESLLSERELENTALREQIRQFEIRWSEYESKMKAVEEMWQSQMASLQMNLAAAKKTLGSGISDVQIGRPVDSLSPNFYDSEDTISGIQTPSQMTPVRIGNSRRGSNVVISDTIDNLSKEFEQRKQNFDSDAKAVTNVNRGRPPSKQIEDYNNLKKKFEIWKKEYRNRLREAKTRLVKGVHAENGGVGGGGDKQTRNWWGKLSKRGKERVV, encoded by the exons ATGTTACTTTCATCTCGGAGTTCGTTGGAAGTAATGCTCGATTCTCTCCGCCTGAGAGACAACTCCGGCGAGAGTTCACCGGACTTGCCGCCGGCGTTACCGTCACGACCGATCTCCAAAGCTCGCCTCCCGAAGCGGCTGATCCGGTCCACAATTGCAGTACAGCATGTTGTTTCTTGTGATACAAGTAACAACAACGAAAAACTAGATGTTAAATGCAGCAGCAGaagcagtggtggtggtggtggttgtggttttGGACGGAAGAAGATGATCGGAGCTGCGGCTGCCGCCACGTCATCAGTTTCGGTTGACAGTATTGGTTATTTCATTAGAAAT AAACTTGGAGTGTGGTGTAAGTCGCGAAACGATCGGTGGGAGTTAGGGAAAATCGAATCAGCGGTTGGTGAAGATGTGACTGTTAGGGTTTCGAATGGGAAT AGTAAGGCGGGCCCTGTATTATTAGCGTTTAATCCCTTCAAGGATGTAAATATTTACGGAGATGATTTTGTGGCGGTGTATAAAGAGAAGATTTTGGATAATCCTCATGTATATGCTGTGGCTGATGCTGCATACAATGATATGATGAAAG ATGGTGTGAATCAATCTATTATTATCAG TGGCGAAAGTGGAGCTGGGAAGACAGAAACTGCAAAGTTTGCAATGCAATATCTGGCATCGGTTAAAAGCCAGAACTATGAGATGAAATCTAAACTAATTCAAACCAGTTGTATCCTGGAAGCTTTCGGGAATGCAAAGACTTCCAGAAATTGGAATTCTAGCCGATTT GGGAAATTAATAGATATACATTATAGTGCAGAGGGGATGATAAGTGGTGCTTGTATCCAAACAT ATCTTTTTGAAAAG tCAAGAGTATCTCAAATATGTCGTGGAGAACGGTCGTACCATGTATTTTATCAGATGTGTGCTGGGGCCCCACCTGTTCTTAAAG ATaagctgaatttaaaaatgtCAAGCGAGTACAAGTTTCTTAATCAGAGTGGATGCTTGAAAATTAATGGTGTTGATGATGCCCACAACTTTATAAAGCTAGTG GATGCCTTTGATACACTTGGAATTCATGGTCTGGATCAAGAAAACATATTTGAATTGCTTGCTGCAATTCTATGGCTTGGGAATATTTCATTTGCAGCAAtcgatgaagaacttgttgagcCTGTGGCTGATGAAG CGAGTCGAAGTGCTGCTAGGTTAATGGGCTGCAAGATGGATGACCTCATGATGGTGTTATCTACCAACAGAGCTCATAATATGACCGAACCATTGACATTGCAGCAG GCAACTGACAAAAGAAACACATTGGCAAATTTTGTTTATGAGAGCCTGTTTAATTGGCTCATTGAAGAAGTTAATACATCACTTAAAGGAAACACACAACATACTCGACACGCCATAAGCATATTAGACACGTACGGATTTGAGTCATTGCAG AGAAATAGCTTACAGCAGTTGTTTATAAACTACGCTGATGAGAGACTGCAGCAGCACTTCATTCGCCATCTTTGTAAGCTTGAACAAGAg GAGTACGAATTAGAAGGAATCCACTGGAAAAAAGTAGAGTTTGAAGACAACCAAGAGTGTTTGGATCTGTTTGAGAAG AAACCAATGGGGATAATATCAATGCTCAATGAGTGTTCAAATTCCTCCATAGCCACAGATACGACATTCACCGAAAAGATTAAACAACACCTAAGTTATAATCTTTGTATTAGCTGTGAAGAAGGAGCTTTCAGGGTTCGCCACTATGCGCGAGAG GTTCAATATGATGCTTCAGGGTTGTTGGAAAAGGACAGTGATAAATTACAGTTTGATACCATCCAACTTTTGTCATCTTGTAAGAAACCCTTGAACCTTTCGGGTTCGGCCTCTGGTGTGATGAACCAGGTCCAAGCAGCAGGTCAAAGTGTTGGGTCAAAGTTCATG GATCACTTGTCCAAATTAATCAACCAAATGGAGAATTCAAAGCAACACTTCATTCGATGCATAAAACCAAATACCAAAAAACTTCCTGGAATCTACGAAAGCGACATCGTATGGGAACAACTTAAATGTAGCCAAGTTATGGAGGTAATGCAAATATCAAAATCAAGATACCCGTTACGCTTCACACATCAAGAATTTGCTAGCCG GTTTGGCTGCCTTTTATCGACGAATGTTATGTGTATGGATCCATTGAGTACATCGGTTGCTATTCTGCAGCAGCATCGAGTACCCACGCAAATGTACCAAGTTGGATTTACAAAATTGTTTTTCCGAGGACAG GTTGATGCATTGGAGAATTTGAGACAAGAAGTTCTAGGAAGTACTCGTGAACTCGATAACCGTTTCCTTGGTGGTCGAGTTCTTGTTGATTTTCATGAGTTGAAGTTTGGAATTGTGACATTGCAGTCAT TTATTCGTGGTGAAAATGCAAGAAGGGAGTTTAATGTTTTGAAGAAACAGAACCATGGGATTGCACTAAGTTCACTTGATGAACACATGACAACAGTTGTACATATACAATCAG TTGTTCGTGGGTGGTTGGCTCGGAAGCATTTCAATCACATGCAAAGTTGGAAAAAATCAGGCCTTGATAGATCAAGAAGCCAGCGAAAGTCAAGCAGGAAACATGTAGAATTGAGG GATTTGTTACAGGAAAATGTACATGTTTTACCACAAAATATTGAAGAGCTGCAAAAACGAGTAGTGAAGGCGGAATCGTTGTTGAGTGAAAGGGAGCTTGAAAATACTGCTTTGCGGGAACAAATACGACAGTTTGAAATACGTTGGTCGGAATACGAAAGCAAAATGAAGGCCGTTGAGGAGATGTGGCAGAGCCAAATGGCATCTTTACAA ATGAATCTTGCTGCAGCCAAGAAGACTCTTGGTTCCGGCATTTCCGATGTGCAAATTGGAAGACCCGTTGATTCACTGTCACCCAATTTTTACGATTCTGAGGATACCATATCAGGAATACAAACTCCTTCGCAAATGACACCTGTCAGAATCGGAAACAGTAGACGCGGAAGCAATGTTGTTATTTCCGACACGATTGATAACTTATCCAAAGAATTCGAGCAAAGAAAACAGAATTTTGATAGTGATGCTAAAGCTGTTACTAATGTGAATCGTGGACGTCCTCCTTCAAAACAGATTGAAGATTATAATAACTTAAAAAAGAAATTCGAGATTTGGAAAAAAGAGTACAGGAATCGGTTACGCGAAGCCAAAACAAGACTTGTGAAGGGTGTACATGCCGAAAATGgcggtgttggtggtggtggtgataagCAGACGAGAAACTGGTGGGGGAAGTTAAGCAAGAGGGGGAAAGAAAGGGTCGTGTGA
- the LOC110873682 gene encoding myosin-2 isoform X1 has product MLLSSRSSLEVMLDSLRLRDNSGESSPDLPPALPSRPISKARLPKRLIRSTIAVQHVVSCDTSNNNEKLDVKCSSRSSGGGGGCGFGRKKMIGAAAAATSSVSVDSIGYFIRNKLGVWCKSRNDRWELGKIESAVGEDVTVRVSNGNMITVSRRELLPANTDVLDGVDDLVELSYLNEPSVLHSLQYRYNRDIIYSKAGPVLLAFNPFKDVNIYGDDFVAVYKEKILDNPHVYAVADAAYNDMMKDGVNQSIIISGESGAGKTETAKFAMQYLASVKSQNYEMKSKLIQTSCILEAFGNAKTSRNWNSSRFGKLIDIHYSAEGMISGACIQTYLFEKSRVSQICRGERSYHVFYQMCAGAPPVLKDKLNLKMSSEYKFLNQSGCLKINGVDDAHNFIKLVDAFDTLGIHGLDQENIFELLAAILWLGNISFAAIDEELVEPVADEASRSAARLMGCKMDDLMMVLSTNRAHNMTEPLTLQQATDKRNTLANFVYESLFNWLIEEVNTSLKGNTQHTRHAISILDTYGFESLQRNSLQQLFINYADERLQQHFIRHLCKLEQEEYELEGIHWKKVEFEDNQECLDLFEKKPMGIISMLNECSNSSIATDTTFTEKIKQHLSYNLCISCEEGAFRVRHYAREVQYDASGLLEKDSDKLQFDTIQLLSSCKKPLNLSGSASGVMNQVQAAGQSVGSKFMDHLSKLINQMENSKQHFIRCIKPNTKKLPGIYESDIVWEQLKCSQVMEVMQISKSRYPLRFTHQEFASRFGCLLSTNVMCMDPLSTSVAILQQHRVPTQMYQVGFTKLFFRGQVDALENLRQEVLGSTRELDNRFLGGRVLVDFHELKFGIVTLQSFIRGENARREFNVLKKQNHGIALSSLDEHMTTVVHIQSVVRGWLARKHFNHMQSWKKSGLDRSRSQRKSSRKHVELRDLLQENVHVLPQNIEELQKRVVKAESLLSERELENTALREQIRQFEIRWSEYESKMKAVEEMWQSQMASLQMNLAAAKKTLGSGISDVQIGRPVDSLSPNFYDSEDTISGIQTPSQMTPVRIGNSRRGSNVVISDTIDNLSKEFEQRKQNFDSDAKAVTNVNRGRPPSKQIEDYNNLKKKFEIWKKEYRNRLREAKTRLVKGVHAENGGVGGGGDKQTRNWWGKLSKRGKERVV; this is encoded by the exons ATGTTACTTTCATCTCGGAGTTCGTTGGAAGTAATGCTCGATTCTCTCCGCCTGAGAGACAACTCCGGCGAGAGTTCACCGGACTTGCCGCCGGCGTTACCGTCACGACCGATCTCCAAAGCTCGCCTCCCGAAGCGGCTGATCCGGTCCACAATTGCAGTACAGCATGTTGTTTCTTGTGATACAAGTAACAACAACGAAAAACTAGATGTTAAATGCAGCAGCAGaagcagtggtggtggtggtggttgtggttttGGACGGAAGAAGATGATCGGAGCTGCGGCTGCCGCCACGTCATCAGTTTCGGTTGACAGTATTGGTTATTTCATTAGAAAT AAACTTGGAGTGTGGTGTAAGTCGCGAAACGATCGGTGGGAGTTAGGGAAAATCGAATCAGCGGTTGGTGAAGATGTGACTGTTAGGGTTTCGAATGGGAAT ATGATTACGGTGTCTAGACGAGAGTTGTTACCTGCGAATACGGATGTTCTTGATGGAGTTGATGATCTTGTTGAACTTAGTTATTTAAACGAACCATCGGTTCTTCATAGTCTTCAATATAGATACAATCGCGATATAATTTAT AGTAAGGCGGGCCCTGTATTATTAGCGTTTAATCCCTTCAAGGATGTAAATATTTACGGAGATGATTTTGTGGCGGTGTATAAAGAGAAGATTTTGGATAATCCTCATGTATATGCTGTGGCTGATGCTGCATACAATGATATGATGAAAG ATGGTGTGAATCAATCTATTATTATCAG TGGCGAAAGTGGAGCTGGGAAGACAGAAACTGCAAAGTTTGCAATGCAATATCTGGCATCGGTTAAAAGCCAGAACTATGAGATGAAATCTAAACTAATTCAAACCAGTTGTATCCTGGAAGCTTTCGGGAATGCAAAGACTTCCAGAAATTGGAATTCTAGCCGATTT GGGAAATTAATAGATATACATTATAGTGCAGAGGGGATGATAAGTGGTGCTTGTATCCAAACAT ATCTTTTTGAAAAG tCAAGAGTATCTCAAATATGTCGTGGAGAACGGTCGTACCATGTATTTTATCAGATGTGTGCTGGGGCCCCACCTGTTCTTAAAG ATaagctgaatttaaaaatgtCAAGCGAGTACAAGTTTCTTAATCAGAGTGGATGCTTGAAAATTAATGGTGTTGATGATGCCCACAACTTTATAAAGCTAGTG GATGCCTTTGATACACTTGGAATTCATGGTCTGGATCAAGAAAACATATTTGAATTGCTTGCTGCAATTCTATGGCTTGGGAATATTTCATTTGCAGCAAtcgatgaagaacttgttgagcCTGTGGCTGATGAAG CGAGTCGAAGTGCTGCTAGGTTAATGGGCTGCAAGATGGATGACCTCATGATGGTGTTATCTACCAACAGAGCTCATAATATGACCGAACCATTGACATTGCAGCAG GCAACTGACAAAAGAAACACATTGGCAAATTTTGTTTATGAGAGCCTGTTTAATTGGCTCATTGAAGAAGTTAATACATCACTTAAAGGAAACACACAACATACTCGACACGCCATAAGCATATTAGACACGTACGGATTTGAGTCATTGCAG AGAAATAGCTTACAGCAGTTGTTTATAAACTACGCTGATGAGAGACTGCAGCAGCACTTCATTCGCCATCTTTGTAAGCTTGAACAAGAg GAGTACGAATTAGAAGGAATCCACTGGAAAAAAGTAGAGTTTGAAGACAACCAAGAGTGTTTGGATCTGTTTGAGAAG AAACCAATGGGGATAATATCAATGCTCAATGAGTGTTCAAATTCCTCCATAGCCACAGATACGACATTCACCGAAAAGATTAAACAACACCTAAGTTATAATCTTTGTATTAGCTGTGAAGAAGGAGCTTTCAGGGTTCGCCACTATGCGCGAGAG GTTCAATATGATGCTTCAGGGTTGTTGGAAAAGGACAGTGATAAATTACAGTTTGATACCATCCAACTTTTGTCATCTTGTAAGAAACCCTTGAACCTTTCGGGTTCGGCCTCTGGTGTGATGAACCAGGTCCAAGCAGCAGGTCAAAGTGTTGGGTCAAAGTTCATG GATCACTTGTCCAAATTAATCAACCAAATGGAGAATTCAAAGCAACACTTCATTCGATGCATAAAACCAAATACCAAAAAACTTCCTGGAATCTACGAAAGCGACATCGTATGGGAACAACTTAAATGTAGCCAAGTTATGGAGGTAATGCAAATATCAAAATCAAGATACCCGTTACGCTTCACACATCAAGAATTTGCTAGCCG GTTTGGCTGCCTTTTATCGACGAATGTTATGTGTATGGATCCATTGAGTACATCGGTTGCTATTCTGCAGCAGCATCGAGTACCCACGCAAATGTACCAAGTTGGATTTACAAAATTGTTTTTCCGAGGACAG GTTGATGCATTGGAGAATTTGAGACAAGAAGTTCTAGGAAGTACTCGTGAACTCGATAACCGTTTCCTTGGTGGTCGAGTTCTTGTTGATTTTCATGAGTTGAAGTTTGGAATTGTGACATTGCAGTCAT TTATTCGTGGTGAAAATGCAAGAAGGGAGTTTAATGTTTTGAAGAAACAGAACCATGGGATTGCACTAAGTTCACTTGATGAACACATGACAACAGTTGTACATATACAATCAG TTGTTCGTGGGTGGTTGGCTCGGAAGCATTTCAATCACATGCAAAGTTGGAAAAAATCAGGCCTTGATAGATCAAGAAGCCAGCGAAAGTCAAGCAGGAAACATGTAGAATTGAGG GATTTGTTACAGGAAAATGTACATGTTTTACCACAAAATATTGAAGAGCTGCAAAAACGAGTAGTGAAGGCGGAATCGTTGTTGAGTGAAAGGGAGCTTGAAAATACTGCTTTGCGGGAACAAATACGACAGTTTGAAATACGTTGGTCGGAATACGAAAGCAAAATGAAGGCCGTTGAGGAGATGTGGCAGAGCCAAATGGCATCTTTACAA ATGAATCTTGCTGCAGCCAAGAAGACTCTTGGTTCCGGCATTTCCGATGTGCAAATTGGAAGACCCGTTGATTCACTGTCACCCAATTTTTACGATTCTGAGGATACCATATCAGGAATACAAACTCCTTCGCAAATGACACCTGTCAGAATCGGAAACAGTAGACGCGGAAGCAATGTTGTTATTTCCGACACGATTGATAACTTATCCAAAGAATTCGAGCAAAGAAAACAGAATTTTGATAGTGATGCTAAAGCTGTTACTAATGTGAATCGTGGACGTCCTCCTTCAAAACAGATTGAAGATTATAATAACTTAAAAAAGAAATTCGAGATTTGGAAAAAAGAGTACAGGAATCGGTTACGCGAAGCCAAAACAAGACTTGTGAAGGGTGTACATGCCGAAAATGgcggtgttggtggtggtggtgataagCAGACGAGAAACTGGTGGGGGAAGTTAAGCAAGAGGGGGAAAGAAAGGGTCGTGTGA